The following proteins are co-located in the Clostridiales bacterium genome:
- the truB gene encoding tRNA pseudouridine(55) synthase TruB, whose product MIKDGIINLLKPAGMTSHDGVQFLRRLTGIKRIGHTGTLDPMAVGVLPLCIGSAARITEYLDLDYKKYRCEMQLGLETDTQDIWGTAIQDRREAGFPERAKVEEALFRLRGVIYQYPPGYSAVRVNGKRLYEYARQGEEVEIKARKVEIKDLTVISYDSDRGRAVFDVTCSKGTYIRTICHDTGTFLGCGAVMSSLIRTASGAFELNHTVTLEELKDNGAEPYLLPPDFPLVHFGQATVSADRGKWFANGGHLRMSEIDIIREPEFKNPSSGQEGVRDIREEYRSAYNIYLKDTSSSDQNPGTFLGVAFYSPQYKKLVGDKIFLSDRAIFDSTEASEAVEKTVQGRGDSE is encoded by the coding sequence ATGATCAAAGACGGAATTATTAATTTACTGAAGCCTGCGGGAATGACCTCCCATGATGGCGTTCAGTTTCTCAGACGCCTTACTGGGATTAAAAGAATAGGACATACTGGTACGCTGGATCCAATGGCTGTCGGCGTACTTCCTTTATGTATTGGCAGTGCAGCTCGGATTACTGAATATCTGGATCTGGATTACAAGAAATACCGCTGCGAAATGCAATTGGGATTGGAAACAGACACCCAGGACATTTGGGGCACCGCTATACAGGATAGACGAGAAGCTGGTTTCCCCGAAAGAGCAAAAGTAGAAGAAGCACTTTTCCGGCTACGTGGAGTGATTTATCAATATCCCCCCGGGTACTCTGCTGTAAGAGTAAATGGCAAGCGGCTTTATGAATATGCAAGACAGGGAGAAGAAGTCGAAATCAAGGCCAGAAAAGTTGAAATAAAAGATCTCACGGTGATATCGTATGATTCGGACAGAGGGCGTGCAGTCTTTGATGTTACTTGTTCAAAAGGCACCTACATAAGGACAATCTGTCACGATACAGGTACATTTCTGGGCTGCGGAGCAGTGATGAGCAGTTTGATTCGAACGGCCAGCGGTGCATTTGAATTGAATCATACAGTGACTTTAGAAGAACTAAAAGATAACGGCGCGGAACCTTACCTGCTGCCTCCTGATTTTCCGCTGGTTCATTTTGGCCAGGCAACGGTATCAGCTGACAGAGGAAAATGGTTTGCGAACGGTGGTCATCTACGAATGTCCGAGATCGATATCATACGGGAACCGGAATTTAAAAATCCGAGCTCCGGCCAGGAAGGTGTACGGGATATTCGGGAAGAATACCGAAGCGCCTATAATATTTATTTGAAAGACACATCCAGCAGCGACCAAAATCCGGGAACCTTTCTAGGCGTTGCATTCTATAGCCCCCAATACAAAAAACTCGTCGGCGACAAGATTTTTCTCAGCGACAGAGCTATCTTTGATAGCACTGAAGCGAGCGAAGCGGTAGAAAAAACAGTCCAGGGGCGTGGAGACTCAGAATAA
- a CDS encoding bifunctional riboflavin kinase/FAD synthetase, translated as MKQFNSLDEIKNIKETVVALGNFDGVHKGHQELIRRTVKSARMAGLKSAVFTFANHPKNVLAGKPVIKNILYPEDKAAMIQSLGVDYLFSLEFNEIIQHLSAEEFMQKLLIGAFRMREVYCGFNYRFGYKAEGSPETLIKAGMKDGFGIHVLEPFKIDGNLVSSSLIRELIAAGRVGECKKYMGRNYTVGGEVVVGNKIGRTIGFPTSNILIDETMVTPAHGVYVTYCNYNGTCYQGITNVGIKPTIGDNLKNIETHIFNFSKELYGKEIRVEFLERIRPEIKFENVQELAQQIDRDCAEAERFHKRLNEARLRDNFCETKK; from the coding sequence ATGAAACAGTTTAATTCATTGGATGAAATCAAGAATATTAAGGAAACCGTAGTTGCCTTGGGAAATTTTGACGGTGTTCACAAAGGACATCAGGAACTGATCCGAAGAACTGTGAAAAGTGCCAGGATGGCCGGGTTGAAAAGCGCCGTTTTCACCTTTGCGAATCATCCCAAAAACGTATTGGCGGGCAAACCGGTGATTAAGAATATATTATACCCGGAAGACAAGGCTGCAATGATCCAGTCCCTGGGTGTAGATTATTTGTTTTCTCTGGAATTCAACGAGATTATACAGCATCTCTCTGCAGAAGAGTTTATGCAGAAGCTGCTTATTGGTGCTTTCCGGATGAGAGAAGTTTACTGCGGCTTTAATTATCGCTTTGGATACAAGGCAGAGGGTTCACCGGAAACGCTGATTAAAGCAGGAATGAAAGATGGCTTTGGAATTCATGTTCTGGAACCCTTTAAGATCGATGGAAATCTGGTCAGCAGTTCCTTAATTAGAGAGCTCATTGCTGCCGGAAGAGTCGGTGAATGTAAAAAATATATGGGGAGAAACTATACGGTAGGCGGCGAAGTAGTCGTCGGCAACAAGATCGGCAGAACCATTGGTTTTCCGACTTCAAATATTCTGATCGACGAGACGATGGTCACCCCCGCTCATGGTGTATACGTGACCTACTGCAATTATAACGGAACCTGTTATCAGGGGATTACAAACGTCGGGATCAAGCCGACCATCGGCGACAATCTAAAGAATATTGAGACTCATATCTTTAATTTTAGCAAAGAACTTTACGGCAAGGAGATTCGAGTCGAGTTTCTGGAACGAATTCGTCCAGAGATAAAATTTGAAAATGTTCAGGAACTGGCCCAGCAAATTGACAGGGATTGTGCCGAGGCAGAACGGTTTCACAAAAGGCTTAACGAAGCGAGATTAAGAGATAATTTTTGTGAGACAAAAAAATAA